Proteins encoded together in one Planctomyces sp. SH-PL14 window:
- a CDS encoding sensor histidine kinase, with the protein MTLSSSPAGRPDPDALLARVAAEEAKQARGRLKIFFGMAPGVGKTYAMLEAARKVAKEGVDVIVGYVEPHARPETQALVMGLDLLQRREITRGGSTLYEFDLEAALTRHPQLILVDELAHTNAEGSTHAKRWQDIEDLLAAGIDVYTTVNVQHLESLNDVVAQVTSIPVRETVPDHVFEQADEVELVDLAPDDLIERLREGKVYVPAQARRAIENFFRKGNLIALRELSLRKTADRVNAQALDYRSENAIQRIWPTSERLLVCVSPSPFSAKLVRGARRLAGSLQAPLTALHVVSIRSPRLSSEDRQRLDQNLRLAEELGAKVDTITADRFAEGVVAYAREHNVTKIVVGKPQGRSLRDWFRESAIDELIRISDDIDIYVIRGEGTSPAPPVRNPVSRPINHRAYALALTAVAVCTAVGWQLRTILAPTNLAMLYLATVVAVSLVGGRGPSIVATIVGVAVFDIVLVPPYWTFAVTDTEYLLTFLVMLTTGLVVSELNARIRSQNVLVRQRERHTAALYSLSRELANLPTADSVAEAARRRIREALDIDVWIAISDDGKTLKAPDLSPSPLPAQDEGVARWVLEHRRPAGRGTDTLPGNAATYFPLLVTEGIVGVLGVHSRQPEGPLLSEPMQLLQAFVGQVAGAIERCGLALQAEKIRLQMETERMRNALLSAVSHDLRTPLATITGATSLLAQSDPPLPPETQRDLARSVVDEAERLHRLVTNLLDLTRLESGAIQLSRELQPIEEVIETSLARTERHFPGRPVTTEIARNLPPVSIDAILIEQVLVNLLDNADKFSPPELPIVLRAFAEGDRLVVEVEDRGPGLPSGEEQRIFEKFYRVSPQAHRGSGIGLTICRGIVELHGGTIAARNRDAGTGAVFRFTIPFAKLPEPRYAAE; encoded by the coding sequence ATGACCCTCTCCTCTTCTCCCGCCGGCCGACCCGATCCCGACGCGCTGCTGGCCCGCGTCGCGGCCGAAGAGGCGAAGCAGGCCCGCGGCCGCCTCAAGATCTTCTTCGGCATGGCCCCCGGCGTCGGCAAGACGTATGCCATGCTCGAGGCCGCCCGAAAGGTCGCCAAGGAGGGAGTCGATGTCATCGTCGGCTACGTCGAACCCCACGCCCGGCCTGAGACTCAGGCCCTCGTCATGGGACTCGATCTCCTGCAGCGGCGGGAGATCACCCGCGGCGGCTCGACACTCTATGAGTTCGACCTCGAAGCCGCCCTGACCCGACACCCGCAGCTGATCCTCGTCGACGAACTCGCTCACACAAACGCCGAAGGCTCGACCCACGCCAAGCGCTGGCAGGACATCGAAGACCTCCTGGCCGCCGGGATCGACGTCTACACGACCGTCAACGTCCAGCACCTCGAAAGCCTCAACGACGTCGTGGCCCAGGTCACTTCGATCCCGGTCCGCGAGACCGTCCCCGATCACGTCTTCGAACAGGCCGACGAAGTCGAGCTGGTCGACCTCGCGCCGGACGACCTTATCGAGCGTTTGCGGGAGGGGAAGGTCTACGTCCCCGCCCAGGCGCGGCGGGCCATCGAAAACTTCTTCCGCAAGGGGAACCTGATCGCCCTGCGGGAGCTGTCGCTCCGCAAGACTGCCGACCGGGTCAACGCCCAGGCCCTCGACTACCGCAGCGAGAACGCCATCCAGCGGATCTGGCCGACTTCGGAACGGCTCCTCGTCTGCGTCAGCCCCAGCCCCTTCTCGGCCAAGCTCGTCCGCGGCGCGCGGCGGCTGGCCGGAAGCCTCCAGGCTCCGCTGACGGCGCTGCACGTCGTCTCCATCCGGAGTCCGCGGCTTTCCTCTGAAGACCGGCAGCGGCTCGACCAGAACCTTCGTCTCGCCGAAGAACTCGGGGCGAAGGTCGACACCATCACGGCCGACCGCTTCGCCGAAGGGGTCGTGGCCTACGCCCGCGAGCACAACGTCACCAAGATCGTCGTCGGCAAGCCGCAGGGGCGGAGCTTGCGGGACTGGTTCCGGGAATCGGCCATCGACGAGCTGATCCGCATCTCGGATGACATCGACATCTACGTCATCCGCGGCGAAGGAACCAGCCCGGCCCCGCCAGTGCGGAACCCCGTTTCGCGGCCGATCAACCACCGGGCCTATGCCCTGGCCCTCACGGCCGTGGCGGTCTGCACGGCGGTCGGCTGGCAACTGCGGACCATCCTCGCCCCGACCAATCTGGCGATGCTGTATCTGGCGACAGTCGTCGCCGTCTCGCTCGTTGGCGGCCGGGGACCGTCGATCGTCGCCACGATCGTCGGCGTGGCGGTCTTCGACATCGTTCTCGTCCCGCCCTACTGGACCTTCGCGGTCACGGACACCGAGTATCTCCTGACGTTCCTCGTCATGCTGACGACGGGCCTTGTCGTGAGCGAACTCAATGCCCGGATCCGTTCGCAGAACGTGCTTGTCCGGCAGCGCGAGCGACACACGGCGGCGCTCTACTCGCTGAGCCGCGAGCTGGCGAATCTCCCCACCGCGGACTCCGTCGCCGAAGCCGCCCGCCGCCGGATCCGGGAGGCTCTCGACATCGATGTGTGGATCGCCATCTCGGACGACGGCAAGACGCTCAAGGCTCCCGATCTCTCGCCCAGCCCGCTCCCCGCTCAGGACGAAGGGGTGGCGCGGTGGGTCCTCGAACATCGCCGTCCCGCCGGCCGCGGCACCGACACGCTGCCCGGGAATGCCGCGACCTATTTTCCCCTGCTCGTGACAGAGGGGATCGTCGGCGTCCTGGGGGTCCACTCCCGCCAGCCTGAGGGGCCGCTGCTGTCCGAGCCAATGCAGCTCCTGCAGGCGTTTGTCGGCCAGGTGGCGGGAGCGATCGAGCGATGCGGGCTCGCGCTCCAGGCGGAGAAAATCCGGCTCCAGATGGAAACCGAACGGATGCGGAACGCCCTCCTCAGCGCCGTCTCGCACGATCTGCGAACCCCGCTCGCCACGATCACGGGAGCGACGAGCCTCCTGGCCCAGTCCGATCCGCCGCTCCCACCCGAGACCCAGCGCGATCTGGCCCGGTCGGTCGTCGACGAAGCGGAGCGGCTGCACCGGCTCGTCACGAACCTCCTCGACCTGACGCGGCTCGAATCGGGGGCGATCCAGCTCAGCCGCGAACTGCAGCCGATCGAAGAGGTGATCGAAACCTCGCTGGCCCGGACCGAACGGCACTTTCCCGGACGGCCCGTCACGACCGAGATCGCGAGAAATCTCCCGCCCGTCTCGATCGACGCCATCCTGATCGAGCAGGTCCTCGTCAACCTGCTGGACAACGCCGACAAGTTCAGCCCGCCGGAGCTGCCGATTGTCCTGCGGGCCTTCGCCGAAGGGGACCGGCTTGTCGTCGAAGTCGAAGACCGCGGACCGGGCCTGCCGTCGGGCGAGGAGCAGCGAATCTTCGAGAAGTTCTACCGCGTCAGCCCGCAGGCCCACCGCGGCAGCGGGATCGGCCTCACGATCTGCCGCGGCATCGTCGAACTGCACGGAGGGACGATCGCCGCCCGGAATCGCGACGCCGGGACGGGAGCCGTCTTTCGTTTCACGATTCCGTTTGCGAAGCTGCCGGAGCCTCGGTACGCGGCCGAGTGA
- a CDS encoding response regulator gives MSQDAPRILVVEDEQPIRRFLSISLESQNFRVTEVTTAAKGLQNVLAEPPDAILLDLGLPDGDGLDLLRKIREWSRVPVIVLSARGHEADKVTALDAGADDYLTKPFGIGELTARIRVALRHAASHGSTEPAPVFQVGGLKIDLTRRQVLVDDAEVHLTPTEYRLLVVLSKNAGKVVTHRQLLKEVWGPDSVYEHQYLRVFVGQLRQKIEADPARPRYLKTETGVGYRLLDT, from the coding sequence ATGTCCCAGGACGCCCCCCGCATTCTCGTCGTCGAAGACGAACAGCCGATCCGGCGGTTCCTCAGCATCTCCCTGGAGTCGCAGAACTTTCGGGTGACCGAGGTCACGACCGCCGCGAAAGGACTCCAGAACGTCCTGGCCGAGCCGCCCGACGCGATCCTCCTCGATCTCGGCCTCCCTGACGGCGACGGCCTCGATCTCCTCCGCAAGATCCGCGAGTGGTCGCGGGTCCCGGTGATCGTCCTCTCGGCTCGCGGACACGAAGCGGACAAAGTGACGGCCCTCGACGCGGGTGCGGACGATTACCTGACGAAGCCCTTCGGAATCGGTGAGCTGACGGCCCGGATCCGGGTCGCCCTCCGGCACGCCGCCTCGCATGGCTCAACCGAGCCAGCCCCGGTCTTCCAGGTCGGCGGACTCAAGATCGACCTCACCCGCCGGCAGGTCCTCGTCGACGACGCCGAAGTCCATCTCACGCCGACGGAGTACCGGCTGCTCGTTGTCCTCTCGAAGAACGCCGGCAAAGTCGTGACGCACCGCCAGCTCCTCAAGGAGGTCTGGGGTCCCGACAGCGTCTACGAGCACCAGTACCTGCGGGTCTTCGTCGGCCAGCTCCGCCAGAAGATCGAAGCGGACCCCGCCCGGCCGCGGTACCTCAAGACGGAAACCGGGGTCGGGTACCGGCTGCTGGATACCTGA
- a CDS encoding inorganic phosphate transporter, whose translation MFTAFLILTVCFVAFTNGANANFKGVASLYGSGTTSLRQALYWGTAMTFAGSIAAAFLGHGLLKTFSGRGIVPDSLVQSPSFVSAVALGAALTSFLATRFGFPVSTTHALTGALAGAGFAGSGSEVHLEALGKLFLYPLFFSPVVAVILGGLIYLILRAIRLAPDHRTPTLDALHFLSAGAASFARGLNDTPKMVALLLVAPGIDVRWGFVAVAVMIALGGLLDADKVAETLGKKVTAMNPGQGFAASLSTACLVTTASFHSLPVSTTHVSVGSLLGIGITTRQAHWRKVGEILLAWITTVPCGALLAAISYWVVGLLGKS comes from the coding sequence GTGTTCACCGCGTTCCTGATCCTGACCGTCTGCTTCGTCGCCTTCACGAACGGGGCGAACGCCAACTTCAAAGGGGTGGCGTCGCTCTACGGCAGCGGAACGACATCGCTGCGGCAGGCCCTCTACTGGGGAACGGCGATGACCTTCGCCGGCTCGATCGCGGCGGCGTTCCTGGGACACGGACTGCTCAAGACCTTCAGCGGCCGGGGGATCGTCCCGGACTCGCTCGTGCAATCGCCGTCGTTCGTCAGCGCCGTGGCTCTCGGGGCGGCGCTGACGAGTTTCCTGGCGACCCGCTTCGGCTTCCCGGTCTCGACCACACACGCCCTGACGGGAGCTCTCGCCGGTGCAGGCTTCGCCGGCAGCGGGAGCGAAGTCCATCTGGAGGCCCTGGGCAAACTCTTCCTCTATCCGCTGTTCTTCAGTCCGGTCGTGGCCGTGATCCTCGGCGGTCTGATCTACCTCATCCTGCGGGCGATCCGCCTCGCTCCCGACCACCGGACTCCGACGCTCGACGCGCTCCACTTTCTCAGCGCCGGCGCGGCCAGCTTCGCCCGCGGCCTCAACGACACCCCGAAAATGGTGGCCCTGCTGCTCGTCGCGCCGGGGATCGACGTCCGATGGGGCTTCGTGGCGGTTGCGGTCATGATCGCCCTCGGGGGACTCCTCGACGCCGACAAGGTGGCCGAGACCCTGGGAAAGAAGGTCACGGCGATGAACCCCGGCCAGGGCTTTGCCGCCTCCCTCTCGACCGCCTGTCTCGTGACGACCGCCAGCTTCCACAGCCTCCCGGTCAGCACGACGCACGTCAGCGTCGGCTCGCTCCTCGGCATCGGGATCACGACCCGCCAGGCCCACTGGCGAAAAGTCGGCGAGATCCTTCTGGCCTGGATCACGACCGTCCCCTGCGGGGCGCTCCTGGCGGCGATCAGCTACTGGGTCGTCGGCCTGCTCGGAAAGAGTTAA
- a CDS encoding sulfurtransferase: MKQLVYAIGFLLLANSAFAEINIISPVEAKKLIDASDAAKRPIVLDTRGGYKDYFRGHLPTAHHINFDTLRGTDHGVPVQYLPDDITKALLIRAGVDRSRTHLIYATGEQLPNDEILSASMVAYVLEKFGVQDIRIVDGGLPEWKKEKLPVTQEYFGNAPGTLPEKMLPEIALDVEDVLSRKGKPGVVLVDARPHNEYLGDDEIWVRKGHIPGAISFHWARLMEKDNTHKFLPFEKVKAELASAGLTPDKEILVYCGTSREGSLLRFYLRHVAKYPNVRLYEGSWKEYASMKQHPAETKENKPQ, encoded by the coding sequence ATGAAACAGCTTGTCTACGCGATCGGTTTCCTTCTGCTGGCGAACAGCGCCTTCGCCGAGATCAACATCATCTCCCCGGTCGAGGCCAAGAAGCTCATCGACGCCTCGGACGCCGCCAAACGGCCGATCGTCCTCGACACCCGCGGCGGCTACAAGGACTACTTCCGCGGCCATCTCCCGACCGCCCATCACATCAACTTCGACACGCTCCGCGGAACCGATCACGGGGTTCCGGTCCAGTATCTGCCGGACGACATCACGAAGGCCCTGCTGATCCGTGCGGGAGTCGACCGCAGCCGCACGCATCTGATCTACGCCACCGGGGAGCAGCTCCCCAATGACGAGATCCTCAGCGCCAGCATGGTCGCCTATGTCCTTGAGAAGTTCGGCGTGCAGGACATCCGGATCGTCGACGGCGGCCTCCCCGAGTGGAAGAAGGAAAAGCTGCCGGTGACGCAGGAGTACTTCGGCAACGCTCCGGGAACGCTTCCGGAGAAGATGCTGCCGGAGATCGCGCTCGACGTCGAAGACGTCCTGTCGCGGAAAGGGAAGCCCGGCGTCGTCCTCGTCGATGCCCGGCCGCACAACGAATATCTGGGCGATGATGAGATCTGGGTCCGTAAGGGGCACATCCCGGGCGCGATCAGCTTCCACTGGGCCCGCCTGATGGAGAAGGACAACACCCACAAGTTCCTCCCCTTCGAGAAGGTCAAGGCGGAACTCGCCTCTGCCGGTCTGACGCCGGACAAGGAGATTCTCGTGTACTGCGGCACCTCCCGCGAAGGGAGCCTGCTGCGGTTCTACCTGCGGCATGTCGCCAAGTACCCGAACGTCCGGCTCTACGAGGGCTCGTGGAAGGAGTACGCCTCAATGAAGCAGCACCCGGCCGAGACGAAGGAGAACAAGCCGCAGTAG
- a CDS encoding pyroglutamyl-peptidase I: protein MMESTINLLLTGFGPFRDIAVNPSQLMAERLDGARIGAVRITSLILPVVFGQDRDLVGAAIERHRPAIVLSLGVAAREPGLRWESMGRNRRQSEEGFRPILADGPDAYASTIPHGPVLAAVEAADVAIRLSDDAGTYLCNHLLYTTLHLASHGTHRFRAAFLHIPRATEHARPDESSMPLDTIERGIRAAIQGLQLSHRTA from the coding sequence ATGATGGAATCGACGATCAATCTCCTGCTGACCGGCTTCGGCCCGTTTCGGGACATTGCTGTCAATCCGTCGCAGCTCATGGCGGAACGGCTCGACGGTGCCCGGATCGGTGCTGTCCGGATCACGAGCCTGATTCTGCCGGTCGTCTTCGGGCAAGACCGCGATCTCGTCGGCGCGGCGATCGAGCGGCATCGACCCGCGATCGTCCTGTCCCTGGGAGTCGCGGCCCGCGAGCCGGGACTGCGGTGGGAGTCGATGGGCCGAAACCGGCGGCAGTCCGAAGAGGGGTTTCGGCCGATCCTCGCCGACGGGCCGGACGCCTATGCGTCCACGATCCCTCACGGTCCCGTCCTGGCCGCAGTGGAAGCAGCCGACGTCGCGATCCGGCTCAGTGACGACGCCGGAACGTACCTGTGCAACCACCTCCTCTACACAACACTGCATCTCGCGTCTCACGGGACGCATCGCTTTCGAGCCGCCTTCCTGCACATCCCCAGGGCGACCGAACACGCCCGGCCCGACGAGTCCTCGATGCCGCTCGACACGATCGAGCGCGGCATCCGGGCGGCGATCCAGGGACTCCAGCTGTCGCACCGGACAGCATGA
- a CDS encoding CHAD domain-containing protein yields MIPPRAPHPLLLRNDFWRIRFAQWLKTIPDDASPERLHELRGALGRLMVWLRLADHTGFRTRLRDLRREVGAVRDLDVVHEQLGSATPVGLVAEIERQRTLLVRRLQSPAVERLVRDLEEVPPLNFESARAAACGLFRKVRSAGKKLRNSPSPESAHRLRRKLRDYRFALEWMGEKTKPLRPLLQTLGDFNDQQILARHSLDSTTDGEALEPPAEDLEQCVHGWRRLRKRLDPPGC; encoded by the coding sequence ATGATCCCGCCTCGCGCTCCTCATCCGTTGCTGCTGCGGAATGACTTCTGGCGGATCCGCTTCGCTCAGTGGCTCAAGACGATTCCCGACGACGCCTCGCCCGAGCGCCTCCACGAACTCCGCGGTGCCCTCGGTCGACTCATGGTCTGGCTCCGCCTCGCCGACCACACCGGATTCCGAACCCGCCTCCGTGACCTTCGCCGCGAAGTCGGAGCGGTTCGCGATCTGGACGTCGTCCACGAACAACTCGGATCGGCCACCCCCGTCGGACTCGTTGCGGAGATCGAGAGACAACGAACTCTTCTCGTTCGCCGGCTACAGTCCCCCGCCGTGGAGCGCCTCGTCCGGGATCTGGAAGAGGTCCCGCCACTCAACTTCGAGTCTGCCCGCGCCGCGGCGTGCGGTCTGTTCCGCAAGGTTCGCTCCGCCGGCAAGAAGCTTCGAAACAGTCCGAGCCCGGAGTCGGCTCACCGGCTGCGGCGGAAGCTGAGGGATTACCGCTTCGCCCTGGAGTGGATGGGCGAGAAGACCAAGCCCCTCCGTCCTCTCCTGCAGACACTCGGAGACTTCAACGACCAGCAGATCCTGGCGCGGCATAGCCTGGACAGCACAACCGACGGCGAGGCACTGGAGCCGCCGGCCGAAGATCTGGAACAGTGCGTCCACGGGTGGCGCCGGCTGCGGAAGCGACTCGATCCCCCCGGCTGCTGA
- a CDS encoding carbon-nitrogen hydrolase family protein: MRILMIVAALCAAVSGLHAGETSAWSTKAPRDEIAPKFERTTAPDGGDILVIQSLDSPGTHGWWTRTEPVTGGQYYRIQAFYRGLEGDAARRSVSVKLHWRNDAGQKVRQDADVVTSELKNYTPSAEAEHPPTLGTVDGWTEISAVYRAPAQATQAIIELHTLWSPKARVEWSRISLVKSDPPASRKVRLAAVHFIPSGKTAKANCEQFAPLIADAARQKADLVVLGEVVNGVGTGPADQTAEPIPGPSTDYFGELARQHKTHIVVGLFEKAGTIVYNSAVLIGPEGKILGTYRKVTLPREEIEQGVTPGTEYPVFDTALGKVGMMVCYDGFYPEPARELSANGAEIIAWPVWGCNPLLAAARACENHVYVVSSTYTDRKSDWMVSAVFDHTGHQLATAETFGTVAVAEVDLSRPTRWPSLGEFRAMIPRHRPLPVATGK, translated from the coding sequence ATGCGGATTCTTATGATCGTGGCGGCGCTCTGCGCCGCAGTGTCAGGGCTACATGCAGGCGAAACCTCCGCCTGGTCCACCAAAGCCCCCCGCGACGAAATCGCCCCCAAGTTCGAGCGGACAACCGCTCCGGACGGCGGCGACATCCTCGTCATCCAGTCCCTCGACTCCCCCGGGACCCACGGCTGGTGGACCCGGACCGAACCAGTCACCGGCGGCCAGTACTACCGCATCCAGGCGTTCTACCGCGGCCTCGAAGGGGACGCCGCCCGCCGCTCCGTCTCGGTCAAACTCCACTGGCGAAACGACGCCGGCCAGAAAGTCCGCCAGGACGCCGACGTCGTCACCTCCGAACTCAAGAACTACACCCCCAGCGCCGAAGCCGAACACCCCCCCACCCTGGGAACCGTCGACGGCTGGACTGAGATCAGCGCCGTCTACCGCGCCCCCGCCCAGGCGACCCAGGCCATCATCGAGCTCCACACCCTCTGGTCGCCCAAGGCCCGCGTCGAGTGGAGCCGCATCTCGCTCGTGAAGAGCGACCCGCCAGCCTCTCGGAAAGTCCGGCTGGCCGCGGTCCACTTCATCCCCAGCGGCAAGACCGCCAAGGCGAACTGCGAACAGTTCGCCCCCCTGATCGCCGACGCCGCCCGGCAGAAGGCGGACCTCGTCGTCCTCGGTGAAGTCGTCAACGGCGTCGGAACCGGCCCTGCGGATCAGACCGCCGAACCGATCCCCGGACCGAGCACAGACTACTTCGGTGAACTCGCCCGCCAGCACAAGACCCACATCGTCGTCGGCCTCTTCGAGAAGGCCGGAACGATCGTCTACAACTCGGCGGTCCTGATCGGGCCCGAGGGAAAGATCCTCGGCACCTATCGCAAGGTGACGCTCCCGCGGGAGGAGATCGAGCAGGGTGTCACGCCGGGGACGGAGTATCCGGTCTTCGACACCGCGCTCGGCAAGGTCGGGATGATGGTCTGCTACGACGGCTTCTATCCGGAGCCCGCGCGGGAGCTCTCGGCCAACGGCGCGGAGATCATCGCCTGGCCGGTCTGGGGCTGTAACCCGCTCCTCGCCGCCGCCCGGGCCTGTGAGAACCACGTCTACGTCGTCAGCAGCACCTACACCGACCGCAAGAGTGACTGGATGGTCTCCGCCGTCTTCGACCACACCGGCCACCAGCTCGCGACTGCCGAGACCTTCGGGACCGTCGCCGTCGCGGAAGTCGACCTCAGCCGCCCGACGCGGTGGCCGAGCCTCGGCGAATTCCGCGCCATGATCCCCCGCCACCGGCCGCTGCCCGTCGCAACCGGAAAGTGA
- a CDS encoding sensor histidine kinase: MTLVSRVSAFFLGALAVLLATYSVLLFLTAKSYLDRQFDEQLRASLNTLVAAVEVEDDDVKWEPSDHTVTLGVETGVEDVRWVVVDEAGDRMDASRNLVPAAPTTVVPADSESILKFARDWRGTERLSPDGRWRFLQYRLAAPHPKARELRDPLERSELIVTVARATDDLHRSLAWLAMLLVTAPVLCWTGAALAGRWFTRKALAPVGLMASAARTMKTNALATDLRLPVGPSRDELADLAETFNGVLDQLYDAYERQRRFAGEAAHQLRTPVTVLRGHADVALRRPRSAEEYAETLETVRNQAADLSKIIESMLFLARPTGDAEADLQEVDLGEQLAAAGARWQSSPRSADLTIIPPAGGLRCRAVPDYVRQIVDNLIGNAFKYSEPGTPVTVRAAGEDASVTIDVEDQGIGVRDDERQEIFRPFVRTEEARRTGAAGTGLGLPIARRMAEAMGGQLDCRPKSGPGSRFQLRLTKEAP, from the coding sequence GTGACGCTCGTCTCGCGGGTCTCGGCGTTCTTCCTCGGCGCGCTGGCGGTCCTGTTGGCCACCTATTCGGTCCTGCTGTTTCTCACCGCGAAGTCCTACCTGGACCGACAGTTCGATGAGCAGCTTCGGGCCTCGCTCAACACGCTCGTGGCCGCGGTCGAGGTCGAGGACGACGACGTGAAGTGGGAGCCGTCCGACCATACGGTGACGCTCGGTGTCGAGACGGGCGTCGAGGATGTCCGGTGGGTCGTCGTCGACGAAGCGGGCGATCGGATGGATGCCTCGCGGAATCTGGTCCCCGCCGCGCCGACGACGGTCGTCCCCGCCGACAGCGAGTCGATCCTGAAGTTCGCCCGGGACTGGCGTGGGACCGAGCGGCTCTCGCCCGATGGCCGCTGGCGGTTCCTGCAGTACCGACTCGCCGCGCCGCATCCCAAGGCCCGCGAGCTGCGTGATCCCCTCGAACGTTCGGAGCTGATCGTGACCGTCGCCCGCGCAACGGATGATCTGCATCGCTCGCTGGCCTGGCTGGCGATGCTGCTCGTCACCGCGCCGGTCCTCTGCTGGACCGGCGCCGCGCTGGCGGGGCGCTGGTTCACCCGGAAGGCCCTGGCGCCGGTCGGCCTGATGGCCTCCGCGGCGAGAACGATGAAGACCAATGCCCTGGCGACCGACCTGCGGCTGCCGGTCGGCCCGTCACGGGATGAGCTGGCGGACCTGGCAGAGACGTTCAACGGCGTCCTCGATCAGCTCTATGACGCCTACGAGCGGCAGCGGCGGTTCGCGGGGGAGGCGGCTCATCAGCTCCGCACACCGGTGACCGTCCTCCGGGGACACGCGGATGTCGCCCTCCGCCGCCCGCGGTCGGCCGAAGAGTACGCGGAGACGCTCGAGACGGTCCGGAATCAGGCGGCCGACCTGTCGAAGATCATTGAGTCGATGCTGTTCCTGGCGCGGCCGACTGGCGATGCCGAAGCCGATCTTCAGGAGGTCGACCTGGGAGAACAGCTCGCGGCCGCTGGAGCGCGCTGGCAGTCCTCTCCCCGCTCGGCCGACCTCACGATCATTCCGCCGGCCGGCGGGCTTCGTTGCCGGGCGGTGCCGGACTACGTGCGGCAGATCGTCGACAACCTGATCGGCAACGCCTTCAAGTACAGCGAGCCGGGGACGCCGGTCACTGTTCGCGCCGCCGGCGAGGACGCCTCGGTCACGATCGACGTCGAGGACCAGGGGATCGGCGTCCGGGACGACGAGCGGCAGGAGATCTTCCGGCCGTTCGTCCGCACCGAGGAGGCCCGCCGTACGGGAGCAGCGGGAACCGGACTGGGGCTGCCGATCGCCCGCCGGATGGCGGAGGCGATGGGGGGACAACTCGATTGCCGGCCCAAGTCCGGACCCGGATCTCGGTTTCAGCTCCGGCTAACGAAGGAGGCTCCTTGA
- a CDS encoding response regulator transcription factor gives MSHHLLVVEDEQRIADFLLRGLREEGYTVDHVADGRTASAMLRSRPWDLILLDWWLPGEDGIQVLRRFREEDRATPVLFLTARDSIHDRVTGLDAGADDYLCKPFSFEELLARVRALLRRPAKMEEAALTFQDIRIDLATQKVTRAGHPIDLTAKEFSLLVYLMRNAGKIVSRTRIYESVWDENYDGLSNTLEVHIKEIRRKLEAWGPRLIQTRRGRGYLLDAAATDEAEGGES, from the coding sequence GTGAGCCACCACCTGCTTGTCGTCGAGGATGAACAGCGGATCGCCGACTTCCTGCTCCGCGGCCTTCGGGAAGAGGGCTACACGGTCGATCACGTCGCCGACGGCCGGACCGCCTCGGCGATGCTGCGGTCCCGCCCGTGGGACCTCATCCTCCTCGACTGGTGGCTCCCCGGCGAAGACGGCATCCAGGTTCTGCGGCGATTCCGCGAAGAGGACCGCGCCACCCCCGTTCTGTTCCTGACCGCCCGCGACAGCATCCATGACCGCGTCACCGGCCTCGACGCCGGCGCGGACGACTACCTCTGCAAGCCCTTCTCGTTTGAAGAACTCCTCGCCCGCGTCCGGGCCCTGCTCCGCCGGCCCGCCAAGATGGAAGAGGCGGCGCTGACCTTCCAGGACATCCGGATCGACCTCGCGACGCAGAAGGTGACCCGCGCGGGGCATCCGATCGACCTGACCGCGAAGGAATTCTCACTTCTCGTGTACCTGATGCGGAACGCCGGGAAGATCGTGTCGCGGACCCGGATCTACGAGAGCGTGTGGGACGAGAACTACGACGGGCTCTCGAACACCCTCGAAGTCCACATCAAGGAGATCCGCCGCAAGCTCGAAGCCTGGGGCCCGCGGCTGATCCAGACCCGCCGGGGCCGGGGCTATCTCCTGGATGCGGCCGCAACCGACGAGGCGGAGGGCGGGGAATCGTGA